CGATATATTAATAAGCAGTTATTCTAAATTAATTAAGCAAAAGAAACATGTCGTAGACTTATCCTTGATTAATTTATTTGATAATAAGCAGTTACAAACATTACATGAATATGCTGGATTTAGAGATACCCCCCTTAAAAGGGATGACATAATATCTTGGACCAGAACAAACTCTATTTTTGATCCTAATTGTAAAATATTTATACCAACATCTATGTTTTTTATTGGTTTCCAAGAAAAGAACAATTTTTTTACTGCATTTTCAACAGGAACTGCATCACATGAGTCTTTTAATGTTGCTTTTTTAAATGCCATCATCGAATATATACAAATTGACGCATTCATAACATCTTGGTATTCTAATGATTCTTTACAAATGATTGATTATGATTCCTTTCCAGAACAAACTAAAATAAAAATAAATTATCTTCTTGGAGAAAATAGGAATAAGTACAATATTTATTTTATAGATTTTTCAAGGTATTCTGTTGACCTTATTCCAGTAATAGGCACTTTTTTAGTTGCAAAAGATAATTTAACTGTACCTGCTATTTCATTCGGCCTACAGGGCGGTATGGAAATAAACAGAGTAATAATTAGAAGTTTATCGGAATCTATTGCTAATCTCGAAATGAGTGCGTTTAATTACTTAACGGATAAAACTTATATTGATCAGAGAGAAGATAGTATGATTCTTGATGTAGATAATAATGTTAAGTTTTTTGCAAGTCCTTATAATATGGAAAAGAATTTAAATTATTTAAATTCTAGATTCTCAAAAAAAAGAATTAGATACGAGACCCTTAAAGCAGAAAATAAGTTAAATTCAACTTTATTGGATGGTAAGAGTAGCATCGAGGGCTCATTAAGGTGGTTAATACATTCTTTGTATAAAAACTCCAAGTATGCTTGTTTTATGGATATAACACCTCCCTTTATTACACCTAAAGATATGAGAGTTGTAAAAGTATTTATACCTGAATTACAGGCTATGTGTTTGCCATCAGAACCATTCAAAAAACATCCTAGATTCAAAGGAGACAAAAATGGTTCTAATTTCTATATCCATCCTTTGCCTTGATTTTTTAATAGCTCCTATTTTGTCTGAAATAAGTGGTTTTTTATGTATTACATTAATAAAGTTTTTTCGTTTTAAATGGAAATACAATATATTTTATTTGGTGTATAGCATTCTTCTAATAATTACTATAATATCCACTTGGTTTTTTTCTTTTAATCTAGGATTATCTACCCAGCCACCGATGTCTGCAGAAAGAGCATTATCTCTAACCAAAATTAGTTTAGTAATGACTATATCATTGGTCTTTCCATTATTATTAATTAGTTTAACAAAGCTAATTAGTGACAAAAAATTCAAAGAGCCAATTTTAGTTGGGTCTGATGCTAAATATCCTCTTCTTTTTATAGCATTTTTGGAAGAAATTCTTTTCAGATGGGCTTTGTTAATTCCTTTGTATAGCTTAACAAATAATATTTTTCTGTCTTTATCCGCCACTGGAGTTCTTTTTTTATTTAATCATGGATTTATAATACTTAACTCAAAAAATAAATTATTAACATTAATGCCGATATTAATTCTAACTGTTTTTCTTTCATTGATTTATATATACAGTGGATTAATTTATTGTATCGTTACTCATGTAACATATGATATGTTGCTAATTATAATAAAAAATCATTTTCAATAATCTAATACTTTTTAAATTTGGAATTGTTTATGCTACAACAAAAACGATAAATCAATCCTGTCCTAGCATTTGGTACATAAATATTGATATGTTGTGATAAATTGTTTTTAATCATTTTCTTAGTACAATTCCGCCATCTTATCAATAACAAATTTATTATAGTGAAATATTTCTACCTATTATGTATCGTCTATAAGGCAGATTAGGCTTCTCAATATTTAGCTATAATCAGTTAATCAGTTATTTTGTTTTAACAGTAAGTAGCGTCTTTTCTGGCTACTGACAGAAATCCCGGTCTTGGCTTCGATCATCTTATAGGTCATACCCTTTTGGTGTAGTTGGTAGGCAAAGCTGATCTGTTCATCACTATAAGTCTTAGGTCGGCCTTCTTTAAAGTGCTGATCATGTAATTTGGCATAGGCCTTGCCTTCTTGGGTCCGGGTCACGATCATATCGCGTTCAAACTGGGCAAAGGCAGAAAAGATGGTAAAGATCAATTGACCCGTTGGAGTATTGTCGATGATACCCATGTTGAGGATGTTTACTTTCACATCACGGTTAAACGATTCTTGGATGATCTCTAGGGCTT
The Oenococcus kitaharae DSM 17330 DNA segment above includes these coding regions:
- a CDS encoding YcaO-like family protein; the protein is MNLQKMVGAYTGILSNPIVYKTGTSSGSLLNIINGNLPQYTKITVNPTSHINYHLSGYGFNFKESLAKFEGEALERYATVIAHEYKKDDILISSYSKLIKQKKHVVDLSLINLFDNKQLQTLHEYAGFRDTPLKRDDIISWTRTNSIFDPNCKIFIPTSMFFIGFQEKNNFFTAFSTGTASHESFNVAFLNAIIEYIQIDAFITSWYSNDSLQMIDYDSFPEQTKIKINYLLGENRNKYNIYFIDFSRYSVDLIPVIGTFLVAKDNLTVPAISFGLQGGMEINRVIIRSLSESIANLEMSAFNYLTDKTYIDQREDSMILDVDNNVKFFASPYNMEKNLNYLNSRFSKKRIRYETLKAENKLNSTLLDGKSSIEGSLRWLIHSLYKNSKYACFMDITPPFITPKDMRVVKVFIPELQAMCLPSEPFKKHPRFKGDKNGSNFYIHPLP
- a CDS encoding recombinase family protein, giving the protein MQYGYARAEKIYQEKFTETTTKRPEFNKLLKVLKADDTLIITKLDRFARNTKEALEIIQESFNRDVKVNILNMGIIDNTPTGQLIFTIFSAFAQFERDMIVTRTQEGKAYAKLHDQHFKEGRPKTYSDEQISFAYQLHQKGMTYKMIEAKTGISVSSQKRRYLLLKQNN